From Acidihalobacter aeolianus, a single genomic window includes:
- the glmS gene encoding glutamine--fructose-6-phosphate transaminase (isomerizing) yields MCGIVGGVAERNIQEILLEGLRRLEYRGYDSAGMAVLDASQKIERRRRVGKVAGLAQALVDEPLAGKVGIAHTRWATHGAPTEHNAHPHVSNDRVAIVHNGIIENHAVLREELIQLGYPFVSETDTEVAAHRIAFHLDSGADLLAAVQRTVAELEGAYALAVISLADPERVVACRNGPPLVVGFGIGEHFVASDVQALLPVTQRFTFLENGEVVDVRRDGIDIYARDGRRVEREIHTSGLSAGATDRGQYRHFMQKEIFEQPYAISETLEGRVHSERPIAPGILGARAEDILPRVSAVQIVACGTSFHAGLIARYWLEGIVGIPCLVEVASEYRYRKHAVLPNTLFLTLSQSGETADTLAAVHASRDENYLARLSICNVPESSLVRESELVLLTHAGPEIGVASTKAFTTQLVALMQVVLLLAQYRGVNSEKLQSFRQQLLHLPSLIEAALKLDPVIMRLSERFVERGHALFLGRGAFYPVAMEGALKLKEISYIHAEAYPAGELKHGPLALVDADMPVIVVAPNNVMLEKLKSNLEEVRARGGELFVFAEAGVSLDDGPGMNVIGVPSGAGALTPVLMTVPLQLLAYHTAVFKGTDVDQPRNLAKSVTVE; encoded by the coding sequence ATGTGCGGTATTGTCGGCGGCGTAGCCGAACGGAATATCCAAGAGATTCTGCTGGAGGGTCTGCGCCGGCTGGAATATCGCGGGTATGACTCGGCAGGGATGGCGGTACTGGATGCATCACAGAAAATCGAGCGTCGTCGCCGTGTCGGCAAGGTGGCCGGGTTGGCGCAGGCGCTCGTGGATGAACCACTGGCCGGAAAGGTGGGCATAGCGCATACCCGTTGGGCTACGCATGGCGCGCCGACCGAACATAACGCGCATCCGCACGTGTCCAACGATAGAGTGGCCATTGTCCATAACGGCATCATCGAAAATCACGCAGTTCTGCGCGAGGAACTTATCCAGCTGGGCTATCCGTTCGTGTCGGAGACTGATACCGAAGTAGCTGCACACCGTATCGCGTTTCATCTCGACAGTGGCGCGGATCTGCTGGCAGCGGTACAGCGGACGGTCGCCGAACTGGAAGGTGCGTACGCTCTGGCAGTGATCAGCCTCGCTGATCCGGAACGTGTCGTGGCCTGCCGTAATGGCCCCCCGTTGGTAGTCGGTTTCGGTATCGGCGAACATTTTGTTGCATCAGACGTTCAGGCATTGCTGCCGGTGACGCAGCGTTTCACGTTTTTGGAAAACGGCGAAGTGGTCGATGTCAGGCGCGATGGGATCGACATTTATGCTCGCGATGGCCGCCGCGTCGAGCGTGAAATTCATACCTCTGGGTTGTCCGCCGGGGCAACCGACCGTGGCCAATATCGGCATTTCATGCAAAAGGAGATTTTCGAGCAACCCTACGCTATCAGCGAAACTCTTGAGGGGCGAGTACATTCCGAACGTCCCATTGCTCCCGGTATATTGGGCGCCCGAGCGGAAGACATACTTCCCAGGGTGAGTGCGGTACAAATCGTTGCTTGCGGTACAAGTTTTCATGCCGGCCTGATTGCACGTTACTGGCTTGAGGGAATCGTCGGAATTCCTTGTCTGGTCGAGGTTGCGAGCGAATACCGCTATCGCAAGCATGCCGTGCTGCCGAATACACTGTTCCTGACGTTATCGCAGTCCGGGGAAACCGCCGACACGCTGGCTGCTGTGCATGCCTCTCGTGATGAAAACTACCTGGCAAGGCTGTCGATCTGTAACGTCCCGGAAAGCTCGCTGGTACGTGAGTCGGAACTCGTACTATTGACGCACGCGGGTCCGGAAATCGGTGTGGCCTCGACCAAGGCATTTACCACCCAGCTCGTTGCGCTCATGCAGGTTGTCTTGCTGCTGGCACAATACCGCGGTGTGAACTCGGAGAAACTACAATCCTTTCGCCAACAGTTACTACATCTGCCTAGTCTGATCGAGGCTGCGCTTAAACTTGATCCTGTCATCATGCGTTTGTCTGAGCGTTTCGTGGAGCGAGGCCATGCACTGTTTTTGGGGCGTGGTGCGTTCTACCCAGTCGCGATGGAAGGCGCGCTCAAGCTGAAGGAGATTTCGTATATCCACGCCGAGGCCTACCCCGCGGGTGAGCTGAAACATGGGCCTCTCGCCTTGGTTGATGCAGATATGCCAGTGATCGTAGTGGCGCCGAACAACGTGATGCTGGAAAAATTGAAATCAAATCTGGAAGAGGTCCGCGCGCGAGGAGGTGAGCTATTCGTATTTGCTGAAGCTGGGGTCTCGCTGGACGATGGGCCCGGTATGAATGTTATCGGAGTACCATCAGGAGCTGGTGCACTGACGCCGGTACTGATGACGGTCCCGCTTCAGTTACTCGCGTATCACACAGCCGTGTTCAAGGGAACGGACGTAGACCAACCCAGGAACCTCGCCAAATCTGTGACCGTGGAATAG